The DNA region GGGAACAACCATGGAGGTGGCTGGGTGTGGATGGGTGCCATGCCCTATCAGACTGGTCAGGCCAGGCAGGGCAGCTGGGAAGCGGGTCATGGCAGCTGAAGGGTTACCATGCAGGAGGCACATGGGCCTTGCTCACTGTCTGGTTCCAGCCTTGGGGTGCACCAGGAAGAGGTAGAATGTAAACGATGCCTCTCAGTAGACTGCATGGACACTGTGATTAGCACAATAATGGCTCCAAAGGCATCCATGTCCTAATTCTGGGAATAGTTATCTTacagcaaaagggactttgcagatgtggttaaggaccttgagatgaaGTGATTATCCTGGATTgtctgggtgggccctaaataATCACAAAAGGTCCTCATAAGAGGAAGCAGAAGAAATTGATGTGAAGATGGTGAAATTCAGAGAGATTAGAAAATGCTGTTGCTGGTTTTGGTGATGAAGGAAGGGGTCTTCTAGAAGCTGGGAGAGGACATGGATTTTCCTCCGCCTCCAGAAGCAATGCagtcttctgacctccagaactataaggtaATAAATCTGTGTTTGCAACCACTaactttgtggtaatttgctGCAACAGCAGGAAAGTAACAGATATTCAGCTTGGGCCTGAGGGCAAAGATGAGGAGGTTTCTGGGAGACCCAAGCCCCACTTCCTGAGACACACCAGGATTGCCAGCCCAGAGGAAGGCAAGGTCTGGGCCCCAGGTTCTCCACACACTCCAGAGGGCAGGTTGCTGGAGGAAGGCCTGCAGGGAAATGCCCTGCCTCCTTGAGACTTCAAGCAGGgtgccaggtggagagagaggcTCCACTCCTCAGGTGGGGTTTCACTCcttaccacctcacacccatcagGACCCCAGAAGGAGAGTGGACATGCTTCCTctgcacacagcagccagaggctCCCAGACTGCCCTTGTGAAGTGCGAGGGGCCCCAGTTCACCACCCATCCTGCCTTGGATCAAACAGGGTTCAGGCAGAATGGAGCCTCAGGAACACTTACAGGGTGAGGGGCTGTCCATCCGGTCCACCCCACCTCCTCTGTCTTACAATAGGCACAGTTGCCACGAGGGAGTGGGAGCCATATCCAGCCTCGGGTCTTTGGACAGGGTCCTCAAGGCCATAAATCGattaaccctcccttcccccacttccacacacacacattcctttttgtcactatttacagatgctTCGAGGTCTCAGTCGTGCCCACTGGAGCCCCTCTCAGGGACGCTGTGCAGACGCCAGGAGGGTGTACATCCCCAGATGGGGCACGTATCAGTAGCCGGCAGAAGCCCAGGAGGGCCCTTACCTGAGCACGTCCATCAAGGGTGCATTCCCTAGCCTCGACTGGCACAGCCCCTGCGGTCTGATAAATAAAAATCACTACAACAATAGGGGCTGCGAGTGCTAAAGGAACCCTGGCGACGCCGCCCTGAGGCAAATAATCACCATAGTAGTGGCTGGCATGTGTTGAGAGCTCTCCGCACTGGTGTCAGTCCGCCAGTCATCATTATAAGCCATCGTCTCTCTTTCATAAGCTAACGAAAAGTGAACCCAGAGTGCTTAAGTAAATTGTCCCAAATCGCACAGCTAGCGAGTGGGGAGCCAGAGCTGGAAACCGGGTGGTCTGGCAGCAGAATCCGCGCTCTCCAACGCCTCCTTATTTTGTCCCCCTGAGCTGGTGAATGAGTAAACTTCAGCGCCGCACCACACGCCCAAGTGGTTAGGCAGGTAGCTCTGGCCCGGGGCAGGGGGCGGAGACTAGCCCGCCCTGGGATCCGAGAAGGCCCCCTGGAGCACGGGTCGGGGCTGGGCCTGGAGGCCGCAGCCTCAGCCAGCGGAGGATCTGCGGAAGGTAGAGGCACCTTCTCAGATGCGCACGTCCCGCGCCAAGGCTGCCAGGTGTGAAGGTCAGGTGCGCGGGCAGAGAGGCAGCTCTGCCTTAGGGAGCCGGTGGCCCTCGCAGCCCACCCTCCCGCAGCCGCAGGGGGCCCCGGGCGCCCCTCCTGGTCCCGAGCCTTGCGTTTTCAGGGAGCGCAGGCTGCGCTGGCGCCCTTCCCTGGACTGAGCTGCAGCCTCTGGGCGCTGGGTCTTTGCCCCCGCCGTCTGTCGCCGCAGGGCAGGACACGACGTGGGACCGCCCCTACGCCTGCCCGACGGCCCTGCGCCAGGCTTTAAAAGCCTGCCCCGGGAGGGCTGTAGGCGCGGACAGACGCGGAGACCTGCGAAAACAAACTCCGGCCCGCGCCCCGACTGGACTGCTGACAGGAGCAGCCCCATGACGGGTAAGTGTCTTCGCCTCCCACCCTCGCCCCCAGCGCGGCGCCCTGCCCCTCGGCCATCCGTTGGAGCATTTTCTTCCACCGCTGGCCCCCGCTGGGGCGCAGTCCCTGCTCCTCCTGCCCGCGGCTCCTTGGAGGCTGCGGGGCTGGAGTGGAGAGTGAGGCCCGCTCCTCGCGACAACTGCGGGTCCGGAGCGGTGGGGGCCCGCCTTCTCACCACCCCACTAAGTCTAGACCACAGAGCCCGGGAAATTCTGCATCGGCACGTGACCCGAAGGAGGCACCCTCTTTGCCCAGCGGGAGGGAGCGTCGCAGCGCTCTCAGCTAGAATTCAGCGGGAGTGGAGCCTCCCAGGTCCCGGCAAATGTGGGGGGGCGCAGGTGCCCACAGCAAAGGGTCCCTGTGTCTGTTTCTCACACCCACTGCACCACCACTCAGCTACACTCCCCTCCACCTTATCCAACCGACTCCCCATAGAGGTTGGAGGGAATGAGGGAGGCGTTTTAGAGAATGTTACAGAATTCAAGCATGAGTCCAGCCCACCAAAGGTTCCAGGACCCCAAAGGATCTGGCTCTGAATGCAAACGAAGGCATCATCCCGTCCTCAGCTTTCCTTAAGTACATGATGCCATCCATACCCAGACTCACCCTCAACCCTGaacaggagcccagggaaggAGAGGTTCTGTTAAGAGAACTGTTCATTTCAGCCAGAATCCCAAGTCCAGGGCCAGCTGCTTTCCAAGGGAAACCAGAAGCCTCTGCCCAGAGCGCTAGGACCCCAGGAAATTTGGCTAGCCTGCAGCACCCCTCCCTAGCAGACAGGGGAAGTCTGCTTTTGTGTCACCCCTGGGGTCTGAGCCAAGTGGCATGAAGAGGAGTGGCTTTCCCCAGGCCTCACAATCTTGGTGGTCTCTGCCCCCAGAGCAGGTGGCCCTGGTGATTGGGGGCATCGTTGCGGGGCTGCTGTTGTTTTTCGGGGTGAGCTGCTGTCTCTGGAAGAGGATTTGTGCTGTGTTCGCCTATAAGGAGCTGCCGGGGACCACAGCTGCCTCCAGTGGACAGGGGTGCAAACTCTACACACCATGTGCCAGGACCCAGTCAAGCAGGTGAGGCTGGATGTGGGGCCACACAAGCTCCTGGCCAGGCTTAGGGCCCTCCTTATGGAACTTCCTCTGGAGTGGAATGCGCAAGGTCTGTTTATGGAGCACCACCTCTGTGCCGTCACCACAAAGAAACCCTAGAATCACAAGCTCTGAGGCAGGGATTATAAAACCCTTgtccagataagaaaactgaggctcagaggacatAATGGCTCCATATAGAACAAGTGGTATCTAGCAGAACAAGCATTTGAACCCACGCTAACTGACTCCAGGGGCTGTGCTCTTTCTCCAGCTCCTTACTGGCTGGGGGCAGACAGAGGTttggtgctgtgtgtgtgtgtgtatgtgtgtctcctTGTGTGGGCCCAGAGAATGGTTCTGATGCCTCCTCCTGGATCCTGCTGGCATTTGCTTCTCTAGCCTCTGGCACTTTACCCCTATGAGCTGAGCATCTGAAGCCACACCTTTCAGTGGCCACCTACATGTCATCTCTCTACCTCTGCACAGGCCGAGTGTGCCATTCATGGTGCCCCCTTCCTACCAAGACCGAGACTGGATGCCCATGAACAGCAGAGAGTGGGCTCAGGCCCCACAGGATGCCCACCCAGCCCCAGAGCTCCCACCCTACACCCCCAGTGGCAGCCTTGGTGAGTGTTCCTGCCCCACATCACTGACACAGCCTGGACCAGCAGCCTCTCAACAATGCCCGCAGTCACCAGGGCCGCCTGCTCTGGGAAAGAGACCACCAGGACTGTGATGCCTGGGAAAGCCACGCCCCTTCCCACCACTGGCCTGCCGGGGGCACAATTTGGGCAGCAACCCTATCTGCTTGGGTTAGAACCCAGGAGTGACACAGAGACAGACTCCCTGTGCCTTCTGGGGAAGGGTGCTGCTAGCGAGCTCTGCTGGGTCTCCATGCAAAAGCCATCTCACCTGGGGGTCTAGAACTCTGGGCAGAGCCTTCTGATTTCCCTTCGAAAAATTTGCCTGGTGACCACTCTTTCCAGGTACTTGGGTTTACCAAGTGCCTTCCGTACCCCAGCCTTGCCCAGATGTGGCCTCATGTGCCATTTTGGAGTTAGACCTCACCACACCTCTGTGTAAGCAGTAAGCAACAGATCTGGGGCTGGGGCCCTGTTTGCTGGGGCACAGAACCTGTGCTGAGTCCTGCTCCAGGATGTTGCGTTAGCCGAGGCAGAGAACATAACTTTCTGCCCACCTCTTTGCTCTGAGGACCTCCCAGGAGACCTTCCCAGGAACCACCCAGTTATCAGCCAGGGCCCTTTaatttgaaggggaaaaaaggagacaATACATTGTCACTGAGACATCCACTGGACACCATGGACAGGGGCCAAGCCAGGTGCTGGGCACAGGGGGCAGGGGTTGAATGAATTTTGTGGACTCTGCTAGGggccccagggcaggggcaggcctGGACATGCAATCATTCATGCtaagaaggcttcttggaggagctGCACTAGAAATAGGGGCCGTGTTCAGTCTGGAGAAGGGACTAGGGTGGCTGTGTTCAGGAGAAGCCAGTGAATTGCCTGGTGGAGGCTCAGCCAAGAATGTATGGGCCAGGAAGGGGGTGCAATGAATCCCAGAACTTGCTGTTCCCTATGCCCTGCCTTCCCCTGGCCTGCCAGATATCCCAGCCCCTGTGTTGTAGGAGATGCATGCGTAGTGGGGACCATCAACCCAGAGCTGTACAAGTTCCTGGAGGACAACAGTGAGACCGACTTCCCTGAGGGCTGTCTGGGGCGGCTGTGGTTCTCAGTGGAATACCAGCAGGAGGCCGAGAGGCTGCTGGTAGATTTGATCAAGGCTCAGAGGCTGCAAGCCCCCTCAGAGACCTGCAGCCCCCTGGTGAAGCTCCACCTGCTGCCCGATGAAAGGCGCTTCCTCCAGTCCAGGATCAAACGCAAAACTGCCAACCCACAGTTTGATGAACACTTCATCTTCCAGGTATAGCCTCCGGAGTAGGCAGGGTCTGGTGCCCTTAGGCCTCCTGAGAGACATTGTATAGGAGAGCCCTGGTCTCCTGTGCTAGCCAGGGCCCTGCTGGGCCAGGGCCCCTGATGCCACCAGCTTGCTTTATCCAGCCTGCATGGTTACGGCCTACAAGAGCCCTGACCCCTGATGGTGGGGATAAAGGAGAGCCTACAGGAGTGTGGGGGCAGATGGTTAGGCTCCTTGTGTCCAGGCTGcctggaagggaggaagagaaagcacGTTCTTGGAGCACGTACTGAATGCCAGACTCTGGCCCATAGGGCTAGGAGGAAGCACCCCAAAGCCCTGGCACATTACGGGGTTTCTGGCAAGGTTACCCAAGGAAGGTGGTGGGTGAGACCTCTAGGCCCCTTGGAGTGGGGCCAGCACTCGCCTCTCCCGTCAGAGGCCAGCACAGAACCAGAGAGCCCCCCGTGGCAGCTGGTGCTTTGGCTGCGCTGTGCATGGGCTGGCCCGGGTCTGAAGGAGCAGAGAGTGCCAGGGTGCTAAGCCAAGCTCACAGGGGCCTGGGAGCCTCAGCAGGTGACTGGGGGCCCTTCGGGGAAGCTAGTCTTCAAGAGCTGCCTAGAGGCCTTGAACAAACATTTTTAAGAGCTGCGCAGCAGGCTGGCTGGCAAGTTAAGGAGGGGCCAGTCAGCATCCAGCAAGAGTGAAATCTTAGGCCATAGCCCTGATTCTTACCTTGTTCGGGGGCTGACAACTGAGAAGAGGGGTGGCAGGAGGCCCAGCCCTGGCCAGACTGCTGGTACCAAGGTTGTGAGAATTCACAGGTGAAGTTTGGGACATTAAGATCCAAGGCGTGCAGCTCACTTGGTAACCAGCGCGGCCACACGTCATGCTCacaaacttatttttctttactcATCACTTCCCCGCGCTGTCCTTGCACCAACCTGATCCTGGCCTGTCTGTGCTTTAAGGGGaatggggaaggaaaagaggaagagaagaaaatcaaTATTAATTAACTATCTGCCATAGTTCAGGCACTGTGGTTGTGGTTTTACAGTCCAGGGAATAAGAaccattatcccattttacaggtgaggagactgagTCTCCGTAAGAGGGGAGGTGGAGTGCCCAGCTCAGATAGCAGAGACAGGCCAGTTCCCCAGACTCCAGTGGAGGGCCTCCCACACTCATGTGCAGGCAAGGCATTTGGTGGTCCTGTTAAATGATAGATTCCACTTCTTAGGCCTGAAGAAGGGTCCACAGCCTACATTTCTAATGAGGTCCAGGGTGCATGGATGCTGCTAGTCTTCAGACCACATTCTCCGTGGCTCTGGTACATGCTACCCCCCCACCTTGGAGGTCCTGGCCCCACTTCTGTGAAGGGCCCCCTGAGAATACCTAGGTTTGGGGTGCATAGGTCGCTGTTGAGACAACCCTCAAAGCTCCTGTGTCCAGAGCAGCATGCTACCCCCTCCCATCCCTTGCACCCCATCGAACCCCCTCCTGGGCCCTCATCTCCCCCAGGTGTCCAGCAAGAGCATCACTCAGAGGGTGCTGAGGTTCTCAGTGTACCACGTGGACAGGCAGAGGAAGCACCAGCTCCTGGGCCAGGTGTTTTTCCCCCTGAAGGACGAGACCCTAGAGGGTGACTGCCGGCGCATCATCTGGAGAGACTTGGAGGCTGAGAGCTTGGAGGTAAAGGTCAAGCTCACCAGACAGATGCCAATGTGGGCAGCCAGCAGGTGTGGCCCAGCACCTGTTGGCTGCCATTAGCTCTCAGCATACTGCTCACCACTCCCACACTCAGGTGGCAGGCCCAGCCCACAGCTGCATGGCATGGGACAAAGGATGGAGCCACccctgggcagggaggggccccCTGAGGTTCTTTAGCCCTAGAGGTCAGATTACCTGGAGCAGCTTGAAAATTTCCTTTAAATTCCCATTCCGATCAGACAGCTGTGAAAGGTGACACCCCAAATGGGCCAGCGAAGGAAAATACACCCTGTTCCCTTTCCCCCAAGAGAATCCACACAGCTCAGAATAGACTTTGGAACCCCTCAACCTGGGTTTGCCCACTCAGCGCTGGTTCTCATGcctgtgtgaccttcagcaagCCCCCTCCACTGTGTAGACGTCAGTTTCCCCAGTCTGTACAATTGTCGGTGAGCTTACAGGAGGAATTAGGGTGTCACAGAGAGCCTGACTgccggccaggaggaaggcagtgCGGCTCCTCCAGCACCTGGCAGGGTGACAGGCTGCTTTGCCTTTGGCCTCTCCAGCCTCCATCGGAGTTTGGCGATCTCCAGTTCTGCCTCAGCTACAACGACTGCCTGCACCGCCTGACTGTGGTCGTGCTGCGCGCTAAGGGCCTCCAGCTCCAAGAGGACCTGAGTTTTGCCAGTGAGTTTCTCTTCCTGGGCAGTTCCCATCCTGAGAGCTCCTGCCTGAGGCTGGAGGCTCACCCTCCCCCTGGCCACCCAGCTTCTGCTTCATAAGGGCACACGTGTGCTCACCATCACCTGAACCTTGCCCTCCCGCTGTGGACAGCTTGGGCCGGAGAAGCCACTTCCCGGAGGGCTCCCCCCACCTCGGGACCTGATGCTGGCAGGACTAGAAGAGGATCCCAGGCCCACAGGTGGTGGGCTTCCTCcagcctcccaaaaccacagccCCCGCTCAGGCTCACTCCACACATCCCACTTATGTGGGCCCCTCTGCCACCTGTGTGTCAGCTGGGTCACTATAAGCAAGCTGGCATTAGGCCTTCCACAGCAGATCCAAAACCCATGTAAGCCCACCCCCAAAAGCTTGGCCTTCGAAGAAGTTAAGGGGACTCAGCACCCAGAAGTGAGGGTCTTCACCCTTGATGGGGAGCATAGCCGTGTGGTGCCAGGCCCTGGTAAACAAGGGCCAGCAGAGCCGCAGGTGGTTcaagaggcagagaggaaggaagaggaagggagcTGAGCTTTGTCTCAGCCCTGAAGCTGTACACTGATCAACCCCGTTTCCTCTTGTAATGCCTCCAGCTGCAGCAGCTGAGAGTAAGGGGGCCTTGGCACCTGGGGCGGGCATGTGCCCCCGCAGCACGACCTCTGCAGGCCAGATCCTGagccccttcccaccctccccggCCCGCGGTCTGCACTGCTCCACAGGTGTGTCTGTCAGAGTGTCTCTGATGAACCACAACAAGTTCATCAAGTGCAAGAAGACTTCCGCTGTGCTGGGCTCCGCCAACCCTGTGTACAGTGAGACCTTCAGCTTCCAGGCCGGCCCCACAGAGCTGGACACTGCCAGTCTCAGCCTCACCGTGCTGCAGAGCGCCGAAGGGGACAGTAAGGATGCTCCCCTTTCCCGGGGCAAAGGAAGCACTGCAATGTGTTCAGGACCCTCCGGGGAGGTTTCTGTTCTCTGCCTAAGGAAACAAGCCTGAGAGAGGCTGAGATATTTGCTCAAGGATGCAGAGCTTGCTGGCAGGAAAGCTGGGTTCACATCCAGCTTTACCCCAGTTTAACTGTCCATGGCACCCTAGAAAGAGGTTAAAGGATGGC from Manis pentadactyla isolate mManPen7 chromosome 8, mManPen7.hap1, whole genome shotgun sequence includes:
- the SYT15 gene encoding synaptotagmin-15 isoform X2 — its product is MTEQVALVIGGIVAGLLLFFGVSCCLWKRICAVFAYKELPGTTAASSGQGCKLYTPCARTQSSRPSVPFMVPPSYQDRDWMPMNSREWAQAPQDAHPAPELPPYTPSGSLGDACVVGTINPELYKFLEDNSETDFPEGCLGRLWFSVEYQQEAERLLVDLIKAQRLQAPSETCSPLVKLHLLPDERRFLQSRIKRKTANPQFDEHFIFQVSSKSITQRVLRFSVYHVDRQRKHQLLGQVFFPLKDETLEGDCRRIIWRDLEAESLEPPSEFGDLQFCLSYNDCLHRLTVVVLRAKGLQLQEDLSFASVSVRVSLMNHNKFIKCKKTSAVLGSANPVYSETFSFQAGPTELDTASLSLTVLQSAEGDKSHQLGRVVVGPYMYARGKQLAHWNEMLNKPKELVKRWHALCRTTEP
- the SYT15 gene encoding synaptotagmin-15 isoform X1, whose product is MTEQVALVIGGIVAGLLLFFGVSCCLWKRICAVFAYKELPGTTAASSGQGCKLYTPCARTQSSRPSVPFMVPPSYQDRDWMPMNSREWAQAPQDAHPAPELPPYTPSGSLGDACVVGTINPELYKFLEDNSETDFPEGCLGRLWFSVEYQQEAERLLVDLIKAQRLQAPSETCSPLVKLHLLPDERRFLQSRIKRKTANPQFDEHFIFQVSSKSITQRVLRFSVYHVDRQRKHQLLGQVFFPLKDETLEGDCRRIIWRDLEAESLEPPSEFGDLQFCLSYNDCLHRLTVVVLRAKGLQLQEDLSFATAAAESKGALAPGAGMCPRSTTSAGQILSPFPPSPARGLHCSTGVSVRVSLMNHNKFIKCKKTSAVLGSANPVYSETFSFQAGPTELDTASLSLTVLQSAEGDKSHQLGRVVVGPYMYARGKQLAHWNEMLNKPKELVKRWHALCRTTEP